The Diprion similis isolate iyDipSimi1 chromosome 11, iyDipSimi1.1, whole genome shotgun sequence genome includes a region encoding these proteins:
- the LOC124412415 gene encoding collagen alpha-2(IV) chain-like, whose translation MYGKLIILLAVAGSLSAQSNTTLSLNTTTPVTTTVASTTDTTSVSTTESTTNSTTGIRTESTTASTTNATSAAQSTTQSATKGTRRPGHHGPHRHPRPPGPSGSSGSHNNPKPSKPHGLHGPPNPVELPGLPILSSFLNAFGKIFEPLVPNVSVSRHPRSTVPYKLSDSFNTTDMSDLLNGSSLPGLSGIPDLRNFQMPNVSNMVPSLPEISNPQDLNIPEIPNFPSLPMIPGMRDVTEEARQRVANEISPGQDLVSGIQSAIQNGLSSSNPTEAMRGLISTILDAYSAVARNCPFLIVGGYIMREGLWLSSIVLSTMADITEQIYNDS comes from the exons ATGTACGGTAAGCTGATAATCCTACTCGCTGTTGCGGGCTCCTTATCAGCCCAGTCGAATACTACCCTTTCACTGAACACTACGACCCCGGTCACTACCACAGTCGCATCAACTACTGATACCACAAGTGTATCAACGACCGAAAGTACGACCAATAGTACAACTGGAATTAGGACCGAAAGTACAACCGCATCAACGACAAATGCTACG AGTGCAGCCCAAAGTACGACACAGTCTGCTACTAAGGGAACCAGGCGCCCGGGGCATCATGGACCTCATAGACATCCAAGGCCTCCAGGACCTTCAGGTTCTTCTGGGTCGCACAATAACCCAAAGCCTTCAAAACCTCACGGACTTCACGGCCCTCCAAATCCTGTCGAACTTCCAGGCTTGCCAATCCTATCTAGTTTCTTGAATGCTTTcggcaaaatttttgaaccacTAGTCCCCAACGTTAGCGTTAGTCGTCATCCTAGAAGTACCGTGCCTTACAAGCTCTCGGATAGTTTTAATACAACCGACATGTCTGACCTTCTTAACGGTTCAAGCCTACCGGGTCTCTCCGGCATTCCTGATTTAAGGAACTTCCAGATGCCTAATGTATCCAACATGGTTCCGTCTTTGCCTGAAATATCGAATCCCCAGGATCTCAACATCCCCGAGATCCCAAATTTTCCGAGCCTCCCGATGATCCCCGGGATGCGAGATGTTACTGAAGAGGCGAGGCAAAGGGTAGCGAACGAAATCAGCCCTGGACAAGATCTGGTCAGCGGTATCCAAAGCGCCATTCAGAATGGACTCAGCAGTTCAAATCCGACCGAAGCCATGAGGGGGCTCATCTCCACAATCTTGGATGCCTATTCGGCCGTCGCCCGAAACTGCCCTTTCCTCATAGTCGGTGGATATATTATGCGTGAGGGACTGTGGCTCAGTTCCATCGTCCTGAGTACCATGGCAGACATCACAGAACAAATCTACAACGACTCTTAG